The Aureitalea marina genome includes a window with the following:
- a CDS encoding phytoene/squalene synthase family protein — MKAIFDQVSNQCSRKATHAYSTSFSLATKMLAPTIRQDIYNIYGFVRFADEIVDTFHDYPKEELFDRFVADLDHALKNEISLNPILNSFQHTVRKYGIERELIDSFLKSMRMDLYKSVYKTQEEYAEYIYGSADVVGLMCLKVFVKGDNARYNELKDAAMSLGSAFQKVNFLRDLKADFEGLSRTYFPNTDLQALDEVSKQEIIADIEADFHKGYQGILNLPAEAKFGVFMAYRYYKRLLKKLKRVPAMEIKNKRIRVPNYEKIGLLTRSYVKYQLNLVR, encoded by the coding sequence CTACAAAGATGCTGGCCCCTACCATCAGACAAGACATTTACAATATTTATGGTTTTGTTCGCTTCGCAGATGAGATCGTAGACACCTTTCACGACTACCCTAAAGAAGAATTATTCGATCGTTTTGTAGCCGATCTGGATCACGCGCTCAAAAATGAGATCAGTCTTAATCCGATTTTAAACTCCTTTCAACATACGGTGCGCAAATATGGAATAGAACGGGAATTGATCGATTCTTTCCTGAAGAGCATGCGAATGGATCTGTATAAATCGGTTTATAAGACACAGGAAGAATATGCGGAATACATCTACGGTTCTGCCGATGTGGTCGGACTGATGTGTTTAAAGGTCTTTGTTAAGGGAGATAACGCACGCTACAACGAACTGAAAGACGCGGCCATGAGCCTGGGATCAGCCTTTCAAAAGGTCAATTTCCTCAGAGATCTCAAGGCAGATTTCGAGGGCCTTAGCCGTACTTATTTTCCCAATACCGACCTACAAGCGCTTGATGAAGTATCTAAACAGGAGATCATCGCCGATATCGAAGCCGATTTCCATAAAGGTTATCAGGGAATCTTAAATTTGCCGGCAGAAGCCAAATTCGGTGTATTCATGGCATATCGTTATTACAAGCGTTTACTGAAAAAACTTAAACGGGTTCCTGCTATGGAGATCAAGAACAAACGTATCCGAGTCCCCAACTATGAAAAGATCGGTCTATTAACCCGGTCCTATGTTAAATATCAACTAAACCTGGTCAGATAA
- a CDS encoding sterol desaturase family protein has product MQVALWILIFISTFLIMEFMAWFTHKYIMHGFLWVLHKDHHKKDHGSWWERNDLFFIFYAAVSIGCFYAWNSHDFWAGLPVGLGIFAYGFTYFMVHDIFIHQRFKMFRNANNWYAKGIRRAHKIHHKNINKGEGECFGMLIPPLKYFKR; this is encoded by the coding sequence ATGCAAGTTGCCCTTTGGATATTGATTTTTATTTCCACTTTTCTCATCATGGAATTCATGGCTTGGTTCACCCACAAGTATATTATGCACGGATTTCTTTGGGTGCTTCACAAGGATCATCACAAGAAAGATCACGGCAGTTGGTGGGAGCGCAATGATCTGTTCTTCATTTTTTATGCGGCTGTCAGTATAGGATGTTTTTATGCCTGGAATTCCCATGACTTTTGGGCAGGACTTCCTGTTGGACTCGGAATCTTTGCCTACGGATTTACCTACTTCATGGTTCACGACATCTTTATCCATCAGCGGTTTAAGATGTTTCGCAATGCCAATAATTGGTACGCAAAAGGAATTCGGAGAGCGCACAAGATCCACCATAAGAACATCAATAAAGGCGAAGGAGAATGCTTTGGCATGTTGATCCCACCATTAAAATACTTTAAGCGTTAA